In the genome of Catalinimonas alkaloidigena, the window TCCACTTTTCGGTGATCGACAAGTCGCCGCTGAATGAAAGGGACTGCCGCACGGACGAATCGAAATACCCCACGCGTGAGTAACTCAGGTTGTAGCTGACTCGGAAACTCCACGGAATGTTGAAGTCGACGTATTGGTCTGGGTTCTGTTGAATCCGGTTGATTTCTTCGTTGTTTTCTGGCGTACGGGCTTCGTCCAGCGCCTCCCGGGTTTGCTGTTCCCGCTTTAAGGCTTGCGGGTTCAGGTTGGTACTCAGCGAGACCGTGGTGCGTGAAAGCTGCCCGAACTTTCGGCTTTTCCAGTCGAACGCATAGGCATTGACGCGCCGCTGACGTGTCACTACGCCGTCTCTCTGGTCGAGAATCGCGTACTGATACGGATCGATCGTCCCTGAAATGTTGATGTCGATCTGCCCCAGAATGCGCGTACGGGCATTCCAGTTGATGGGCGACAGCGCAAACGAATCGGCGGCCAGGTTGTAGCTGGTGCTAATGCCGAAGTTGTCCAGCAGGCTCACCTTCTTGAACGTTTGCGCCGTGTCGTTTTCTTCCCGGACCTTCATTTCCAGGTTGTTGTTCAGACTGAAGCTTACGCTTCCGGATTTTCCGGCTGCCGGCGCGCTGTACACCGATCCTAAGAAGGGGTTGACCCGTTGTAGGGTACCCGCGCGGTCAATTTGTACATCTTGTTGGTAGATGCCGAAGACAGGGTCGGAAAAGTCAGGACGGTAGCCCAACGACAGCGACGGGTTGATGACGTGGCGAATGGCCTGCACCTTACCGTTTCCGCTTCCGAACCGGTACATTCCGTACAGACGCGTGCTGAACCCCAAGCTGGCACTGCCTGAGTAAGCCCGGTAAAAGCCTTGTTCCGTGCGCGCGTTTAGCGTATCGTCGACGGCGTTCCACGTATACACCTGTCTCTTCAGAAACCAGACCTCTTCGTAGTTCAGGCTCGGCGACACGTTGATGTAATTGAAAAGCGAAAACGAAGTAGAGACCGGAATGGTGTGCCGTGCACCCGCCTGCGCGTTGGACAGAATGGTGGGCAGGTTTTGGAAGTTGAAAGGAATGTTGGGTTGTCGTACCTCATCGACACTAACTTCGTCCGGCGTAATGATGTTGTCGAAGGCGTAAATGTCCTTCGGAATTTCGTTGCTGATGCGGTTGGTGGCCGTAAAGTTGTAGCTCAGGCCGATCTTCTGTAGCCAGTTTTTCGGCGCGCTTCCGGCCGGCGCAAAGGGATAGATGCGGTTCATCCCGAGGTTGATGTCAGGCAACGTAAAGTTGACCGTCCCGGTACTGGTGTTCTGGCTTTGCCGCAGGTTCACCCCGTAGTTGAATTGCGCCTGCCCGATGCTGAACCGGTTCGAATACGAGATGCTGGAGTTAAACGCGTTGGACAGGTACGCGTCGGTACTAAACGAGTTCAGCGTGTTAAAGCTGCTGGAGCCCGCGTTGATCGACACCGCAAAGCGCCCGTTCTTCCGGGTTTGCGGGCTATGGCTCCAGTTGACCCAGAACTCTTTTCGGGTATCTTCCAGGCCTTCGGTACCCGATTTGGTGTTGTTGAAACGAAGGTTAAACGAGCCGCTGTAGGCGTATCGCTTGCGATACGTGCCCTGGGTGCTCAGTCCCCAGCTGCCTTTGGTGTAGATGTTACCCAGGAACTGTAACCCCAGGTAATCGCTTACGGCCCAGTAATAGCCGCCGTCGCGCAGAAAGAAACCGCGCGTGTCGGCTTCGCCGTACACCGGCATCACAATGCCTGACGATCTGGTCCGAGGCGTGGGGAACATCCCGAACGCAAAGCCCAGGGGGGTTGGAATATCGGCGATAACGAGGTTGAACGGACCGCTGATCAGCTTATCACCGGGAATAACCTTGATTTTAGGCGCTGAAATTTCGAAGTGAGGATCGGGCAGGTTACAGGTCGTGTACTTGGCCCGGCGGATGAACAGTTCGTCCAGTTCGTTTTTCTTGACCCGTTCGCCGTGGATATAACCTTCGCCTTGTTGGGTGACAATGCCGGAGATGATGCCTTTGCGCGAAACGAAATTGTACCGAATGTTTTCGGCCACATAATTATCCGCTCCCTCGGTAAACTCAGGGGTACCGATCGTCCTGCCGGTCGAATCCACGCCTCCCCGGGCTGTAAGGGTATTGTTCGCCCAGTTGATCTCAATGGTATCGGCTTTGAGGGTAATATCCCCGTATTCGATTTTGGCGTCCCCGTACAAGTAAATCTCCTGCGTCCGCACGTTGAAGCGGATCGAGTCGCGCGCCGAGTAGTTGATGGTGGTTTTGATGTCGCCCGTCGGTTGCAACGTATCAGCCGCTACGGTCGAGTCGGCCGCGATGCCGGACGTATCGCTGGGCAGGGGAGTAACGGTAGAGTCGGCAGGCGAACTCACCTGGGCGGAAGCTACCTGAATAGCAAAAAAACAGAAAATCAGCAGGCAGAAGTGCCGGAGAGCAGTCAATCCGAAAGTTCTTTTTTGATTCGCAAAAGTACCCAAACCGTCGATTTGTTTCATGCGCCCGAGCCGGAAGAAAAGGAAGAGTCGCCGGGTAGGAAACGCTCCCGGGTGAAAAGAAATTGCTCTGCAAAAAATGGGCCTGAACTGCCTGATCGTCACCATTCTTTGAACTTTTTCTGACGGCATAAAAAAAGCCCCCGGTGCACCGGGGGCTTTTCTATCAAAACGGGTTTGTTTTATTCTGAGTCGGAGTCGTTTTGCTCCATTTGCTCGCGCAGTTGCGACAGTGCAGCCAGGTCGCCCAGCGTAGAAGTGGCCGACTCGTTCGAAGCTTTCTCCGTTTTAGCGGACGAAGGCTTCGACGGCTTGTCTTTCTTCTTCTCGGAACGCTTCGCAGCTTCGCCGTACGTGTTGGTGTGCGAGAGAAGAATACGCTTATCGTCTTTCGAGAACTCCAGTACGCGGAAGTCGAGCGCTTCACCTACTTCGGCTTGCGAGCCCTCTTCTTTCTGAAGGTGCTTGCTCGGCGCAAAGCCCTCGATGCCATACGGCAACTCGATGGTCGCTCCTTTGTCGTTGCGCGTCAGGATTGTGCCCCGGTGTACGCTGCCCACTTCGAAAATGGTCTCGAACGTATCCCATGGGTTTTCTTCCAACTGCTTGTGACCCAGCGCCAGACGACGATTTTCCACGTCCAGTTCCAGTACCACTACGTCCAGGTTGTCACCCACTTTCGTGAATTCTGACGGGTGTTTCACCTTCTTCGTCCACGACAGATCCGATACGTGTACCAGACCATCGATACCTTCTTCCAGTTCGAGGAACAGGCCGAAGTTAGTCAGGTTGCGCACCACACCAGTGTGACGTGTGCCTACTGCGTATTTGGTCAGGATGTCTGACTTCGTCCACGGATCTTCGGTCAGTTGCTTGATGCCGAGCGACATTTTGCGCTCTTCACGATCCAGCGTCAGAATGACCGCTTCCAGTTCGTCGCCAACGTTGATAAAATCCTGAGGATTGCGCAGGTGCTGCGACCACGACATTTCAGAAACGTGGATGAGCCCTTCGACACCCGGTACAATTTCGAGGAACGCGCCGTAGTCGGCTACGTTTACGATGCGACCTTTTACTTTAGAACCTACCTGGATTTCTTCAGGCAGCGAATCCCACGGATGAGGCGTCAGTTGCTTCATGCCCAGCGAGATACGGCGCTTGTCGTCGTCGAAGTCGAGTACCACGACGTTGACTTTCTGGTCGAGTTGCAGCACCTCTTCCGGATGGCTGATGCGGCCCCAGGAGATATCGGTGATGTGCAACAGGCCGTCGACGCCACCCAGGTCGATGAACACACCGAAGTTGGTCATGTTCTTGATCGTACCTTCCAGCACCTGACCTTTTTCCAGGTTGTTGAGGATTTCGGCTTTTTGCTTTTCGAGGTCTTTCTCGATCAGCACTTTGTGTGAAACGACGACGTTGTCGTTGGCGTAATTGATCTTGATCACTTTGATCTCCATCTTCTTGCCGACGTACACATCGAAGTCTCGGATGGGCTTCACGTCGATCTGTGAACCTGGCAGGAAGGCCTCCACGCCATAGATGTCCACGATCAGACCGCCCTTGGTGCGACGCTTCACTACGCCCTCGATCACC includes:
- a CDS encoding putative LPS assembly protein LptD; protein product: MTALRHFCLLIFCFFAIQVASAQVSSPADSTVTPLPSDTSGIAADSTVAADTLQPTGDIKTTINYSARDSIRFNVRTQEIYLYGDAKIEYGDITLKADTIEINWANNTLTARGGVDSTGRTIGTPEFTEGADNYVAENIRYNFVSRKGIISGIVTQQGEGYIHGERVKKNELDELFIRRAKYTTCNLPDPHFEISAPKIKVIPGDKLISGPFNLVIADIPTPLGFAFGMFPTPRTRSSGIVMPVYGEADTRGFFLRDGGYYWAVSDYLGLQFLGNIYTKGSWGLSTQGTYRKRYAYSGSFNLRFNNTKSGTEGLEDTRKEFWVNWSHSPQTRKNGRFAVSINAGSSSFNTLNSFSTDAYLSNAFNSSISYSNRFSIGQAQFNYGVNLRQSQNTSTGTVNFTLPDINLGMNRIYPFAPAGSAPKNWLQKIGLSYNFTATNRISNEIPKDIYAFDNIITPDEVSVDEVRQPNIPFNFQNLPTILSNAQAGARHTIPVSTSFSLFNYINVSPSLNYEEVWFLKRQVYTWNAVDDTLNARTEQGFYRAYSGSASLGFSTRLYGMYRFGSGNGKVQAIRHVINPSLSLGYRPDFSDPVFGIYQQDVQIDRAGTLQRVNPFLGSVYSAPAAGKSGSVSFSLNNNLEMKVREENDTAQTFKKVSLLDNFGISTSYNLAADSFALSPINWNARTRILGQIDINISGTIDPYQYAILDQRDGVVTRQRRVNAYAFDWKSRKFGQLSRTTVSLSTNLNPQALKREQQTREALDEARTPENNEEINRIQQNPDQYVDFNIPWSFRVSYNLSYSRVGYFDSSVRQSLSFSGDLSITEKWKLSFTSAYDFEAKDFGFTTISINRDLHCWTMAFNWIPFGQRQSYTFDLRAQASLLQDLKLSRRRSWYDR
- the rpsA gene encoding 30S ribosomal protein S1, which produces MSNQPEEFNWDAVEEKGFGKQYSKEDRDRMAEMYENTLNEINEKEVVTGRVVGMNNKDVILNIGFKSDGLVPVSEFRDLDLKVGDEVEVYIEDQEDAQGQLILSRRKARIVKAWENIQRGYEEDLVIEGVVKRRTKGGLIVDIYGVEAFLPGSQIDVKPIRDFDVYVGKKMEIKVIKINYANDNVVVSHKVLIEKDLEKQKAEILNNLEKGQVLEGTIKNMTNFGVFIDLGGVDGLLHITDISWGRISHPEEVLQLDQKVNVVVLDFDDDKRRISLGMKQLTPHPWDSLPEEIQVGSKVKGRIVNVADYGAFLEIVPGVEGLIHVSEMSWSQHLRNPQDFINVGDELEAVILTLDREERKMSLGIKQLTEDPWTKSDILTKYAVGTRHTGVVRNLTNFGLFLELEEGIDGLVHVSDLSWTKKVKHPSEFTKVGDNLDVVVLELDVENRRLALGHKQLEENPWDTFETIFEVGSVHRGTILTRNDKGATIELPYGIEGFAPSKHLQKEEGSQAEVGEALDFRVLEFSKDDKRILLSHTNTYGEAAKRSEKKKDKPSKPSSAKTEKASNESATSTLGDLAALSQLREQMEQNDSDSE